A stretch of the Alosa alosa isolate M-15738 ecotype Scorff River chromosome 16, AALO_Geno_1.1, whole genome shotgun sequence genome encodes the following:
- the otulina gene encoding OTU deubiquitinase with linear linkage specificity a codes for MSWVKSLASGNEDIFDEDTDDISLQNKEWKQNMEKRAKDGYRDGVDAGKEASLQLGFNDGYREGAIRMKAIGQLKGIVSALQCWSERQAVKSSASASISSLMQDVVQHEEAVLEAMKRAQERPIPSVGEVSEAVEDLEMAVDQEPPQAQAQTVNCGKGDCCKKESHCCREQSACSSTATVSLEELVTRCAKLATELELSEEFVGHIQQLKTYGL; via the exons ATGTCGTGGGTCAAATCTTTGGCCTCTGGAAATGAAGACATTTTCGATGAAGATACAGATGATATTAGCCTACAGAATAAGGAATGGAAACAAAACATGGAAAAGCGAGCCAAG GATGGCTACCGAGATGGTGTTGACGCAGGGAAAGAAGCATCCCTTCAGCTTGGTTTTAACGATGGATACAGGGAAGGAGCGATCCGAATGAAGGCCATTGGGCAACTCAAAGGAATTGTAAG TGCTCTGCAGTGTTGGAGTGAACGGCAAGCTGTAAAAAGCTCTGCCTCGGCCTCCATATCCAGCCTGATGCAGGATGTAGTGCAACACGAGGAGGCTGTCCTGGAGGCCATGAAGAGGGCTCAGGAGAGGCCCATTCCCAGTGTTGGGGAGGTTTCAGAGGCCGTGGAGGACCTTGAGATGGCAGTGGATCAGGAGCCGCCACAGGCACAGGCCCAGACAGTGAACTGTGGCAAGGGAGACTGCTGCAAGAAAGAATCACACTGCTGTAGGGAGCAGTCTGCATGCTCCTCCACTGCCACGGTGAGCTTGGAGGAGTTGGTCACAAGGTGTGCGAAGCTGGCAACAGAGCTGGAACTGTCCGAGGAATTTGTAGGTCACATACAACAGCTGAAGACATATGGGCTCTGA